In one Bacteroides intestinalis DSM 17393 genomic region, the following are encoded:
- a CDS encoding DUF4890 domain-containing protein, which produces MKSTGRLWLLAVCLLCGLVCTQAQEQEKKQLPREVPSPKKVARKMTDRMKEELQLTDKQYDKLYKLNLKEQQEHFATMTERGSGQRPSMGGGFGMGGGRPPMDGGMGPGMGGGRPPMGAPGERPVMEKDNVEKMQKAAAKKEKKIKKILTAEQYAKWQEMCQPQEPPQPQDHPHKPNL; this is translated from the coding sequence ATGAAAAGTACCGGAAGATTATGGTTATTAGCTGTATGTCTGTTGTGTGGACTGGTCTGTACGCAAGCGCAGGAACAGGAAAAGAAGCAATTGCCTCGTGAAGTTCCCTCACCGAAAAAGGTCGCCCGTAAAATGACGGACCGGATGAAAGAAGAACTGCAATTGACAGACAAGCAATATGACAAGCTGTACAAGCTGAATCTGAAGGAACAACAAGAACATTTTGCAACCATGACTGAAAGAGGAAGCGGCCAGCGTCCTTCAATGGGAGGAGGTTTTGGAATGGGCGGCGGTCGCCCGCCAATGGATGGTGGAATGGGCCCCGGTATGGGAGGCGGTCGTCCGCCAATGGGAGCTCCAGGTGAACGTCCTGTAATGGAAAAGGACAATGTGGAGAAGATGCAGAAAGCTGCTGCCAAGAAGGAAAAGAAAATCAAGAAAATCCTGACGGCGGAACAATATGCAAAGTGGCAGGAAATGTGCCAACCACAAGAACCACCCCAACCACAGGATCATCCCCACAAGCCAAATTTGTAG
- a CDS encoding hybrid sensor histidine kinase/response regulator transcription factor has translation MENITMKLSTIKVIRLLLFIVLLLNSPLHAQDHYAFTPIDCSDGLSGNRVRNIIQLRDGRIAINANEIVSIYDGTSFQYFHYNKSNIIPLNDYAGHHRIYVNEGYIYIKDWYKLMAININEERFEQHLDDLFKSYGVKGALVNFFVDEAGNYWMLTDDDVLLYRDYAGGKTVEFLKNVSMNGDVRDRLLDIAVVNQQVFLFYNSSLMVCYDLETSRELYREYALDEKQDRSATLLVVPRGKYLYYLMNGRKTEALRFDIELRKWEVILETEYRLNVLSVGKEHDIWITSQAGLWVCDEKLQNKQFIPTLEFVDGKEIKTEVSTVFNDNQGGTWIGTLDRGICYYHPNRFKFKNVGKVFFPNIDQNGEVSVSCFVEDAHGGILVGTRQGLLRYSLSESKLSFEAGLPRNLRCNGLTKDSRQRIWLSSVEALFCIQNGKSRSYPVRDVAKVFEAPDKNLYICSYIDGLCLLNPDTGELKKIEESEGRQINSVSQIRNYKEGMLIGICNLGLFTYDYKKQVLTAPVFKDKKAWQDFYDLHHYSDLYVDSRNLIWLATQDGLIVWNPKNEEIRMFYMENGLVNNSIQAISEDRHHVMWITTSYGISCVNVVQEGGRTEYSFSNFNHSDGVIEREFLERSVYVTKDDVILMGGIDGFNEFRINKLPPVKQDMKPLFVNFHLFGKKVEMDKAYDGNVLLSEPVSATQKIILNYDQNFVSFDFSALNYINRSQTHYRYRLTGLDKEWHEIVSPTGTGTASYANLPSGTYDLEVYAANNSKQWGSNCATIQIIVKDPYWKTPLAYFIYCLLIALSIYWALYSYLRMNKRKLQKAQEEELNQMKFRFFTNISHEFRTPLTLIITPLESLIKEVGDIALKKRLQSIYRNSKELLDLVNQLLDFRRLEVHGEKLFLVKGNIAEFVSSIKSSFDYLAQEKEISFEIDDKIAEDLYISFDREKIQKVLNNLLSNAFKFTPAGGMVTITLDTCKEPDGVQYFRLSVKDTGAGIPRKNLSHIFERFYQVKEEEDKIGSGIGLHLVKEYVELHSGKIEVESEVNKGSLFTVYLPVRTDVEVDTELPKEENTFIGDELNPDVESDQDLQTDKEYTILLVEDNKEFRHYMFELLSKKYNVLEAGDGEEGERIATTKFPDLIISDIMMPKVDGLELCKRIKSNIQVSHIPVILLTARSTDESKLFGYESGADEYISKPFNLDILLLRIQKLINEEKARQRSFSQGININPGEVTITSIDEQFIEKVCALIQKNIDNPEYSVEKLSADVGMERTVLYRKLNAIAGQTPSDFIRSIRLKHAAQLLNKGYQVGEVADMVGFNTPKYFTKYFKQAFGVTPSQYKTNMTGES, from the coding sequence ATGGAAAACATAACAATGAAATTGTCAACGATCAAAGTGATAAGACTCTTGCTGTTTATTGTCTTATTGCTTAACTCCCCGCTTCATGCACAAGATCACTATGCGTTTACTCCCATCGATTGCAGTGACGGACTTTCGGGCAACAGAGTCCGCAATATCATTCAGTTGCGGGATGGGCGCATTGCAATCAATGCCAATGAGATCGTCAGCATCTACGATGGAACTTCTTTTCAATATTTCCATTATAATAAAAGTAACATAATTCCTCTTAATGACTATGCCGGGCATCATCGCATTTATGTGAATGAGGGCTATATTTATATCAAAGACTGGTATAAGCTAATGGCCATCAACATTAATGAAGAACGCTTTGAACAGCATTTGGACGATCTGTTTAAGTCTTATGGTGTAAAGGGGGCGTTGGTGAACTTCTTTGTGGATGAGGCAGGTAATTATTGGATGCTGACGGATGATGATGTACTGCTGTACAGGGATTATGCCGGTGGGAAGACTGTTGAGTTTTTGAAGAATGTTTCAATGAACGGAGATGTACGTGACAGGCTTTTGGATATAGCGGTAGTAAATCAACAAGTCTTTTTGTTCTACAATTCAAGTCTCATGGTCTGTTATGATCTGGAAACATCCAGAGAATTGTATCGGGAATATGCACTGGATGAAAAGCAGGACAGGTCTGCTACTCTGTTGGTTGTCCCCCGGGGAAAGTACTTGTACTATTTGATGAATGGACGAAAGACTGAAGCTTTACGTTTTGATATTGAACTGCGTAAGTGGGAAGTAATATTAGAAACTGAATATAGGCTGAATGTGCTTTCTGTAGGCAAAGAGCACGATATATGGATAACTAGTCAGGCTGGCCTGTGGGTGTGTGACGAAAAACTGCAAAACAAACAATTTATCCCTACGCTGGAATTTGTAGATGGTAAAGAGATAAAAACGGAAGTCAGTACAGTCTTTAATGATAACCAGGGAGGAACTTGGATCGGGACTTTGGACAGAGGAATATGTTATTACCATCCTAATCGTTTCAAATTTAAAAATGTAGGTAAAGTGTTTTTCCCTAATATTGATCAGAATGGGGAAGTTAGTGTGTCGTGTTTTGTAGAAGATGCTCATGGTGGAATCCTGGTAGGTACCCGCCAGGGACTTTTACGGTACTCTTTATCTGAGAGCAAATTATCTTTTGAGGCAGGATTGCCCCGCAATTTACGGTGTAACGGGTTAACTAAAGATAGCCGGCAGCGGATATGGCTTTCATCGGTTGAGGCACTGTTCTGTATTCAGAATGGAAAGAGCAGAAGTTATCCTGTACGTGATGTAGCAAAGGTATTTGAAGCACCGGATAAGAACCTGTACATCTGTTCATATATAGATGGCCTGTGTCTTTTGAATCCTGATACTGGAGAACTTAAGAAGATAGAGGAAAGTGAAGGGCGACAAATCAACTCCGTTTCGCAGATCAGGAATTATAAAGAGGGCATGCTGATAGGAATCTGCAATTTAGGATTGTTTACCTATGATTATAAAAAGCAGGTTCTGACGGCACCGGTGTTTAAAGATAAAAAGGCCTGGCAAGATTTCTACGATCTTCATCATTATTCCGATCTGTATGTAGATAGCCGTAATTTGATTTGGCTTGCCACACAGGATGGCCTGATAGTCTGGAATCCGAAGAATGAAGAGATTAGGATGTTTTATATGGAAAACGGTTTGGTAAACAATAGTATACAGGCAATATCCGAAGATCGTCACCACGTGATGTGGATTACTACTTCTTATGGAATATCTTGTGTGAATGTAGTTCAGGAAGGAGGAAGAACAGAATACTCTTTTTCCAACTTTAATCATAGTGATGGAGTGATAGAACGGGAATTCTTGGAAAGATCCGTATATGTAACGAAGGATGATGTAATTCTGATGGGAGGAATTGATGGTTTCAACGAATTCCGAATTAATAAACTGCCTCCGGTGAAACAAGATATGAAACCTCTCTTCGTGAACTTTCATCTTTTCGGGAAAAAGGTGGAGATGGATAAGGCTTATGATGGCAATGTACTATTGAGCGAGCCTGTAAGCGCAACTCAAAAGATTATCTTGAATTATGACCAGAACTTTGTATCATTTGATTTCTCTGCACTGAACTATATCAATAGATCACAGACTCACTATCGCTACCGGCTGACGGGGTTGGATAAGGAGTGGCACGAAATAGTTTCTCCTACAGGGACAGGAACTGCCTCTTATGCCAATCTTCCTTCGGGTACGTATGATCTGGAAGTATATGCGGCAAACAACAGTAAGCAGTGGGGAAGTAACTGTGCAACTATACAAATCATTGTAAAGGACCCGTATTGGAAAACTCCTTTGGCTTATTTCATTTATTGCCTGTTGATTGCCCTTTCCATATATTGGGCTCTTTACAGTTATTTGCGAATGAATAAGAGGAAGTTGCAAAAAGCTCAGGAAGAAGAACTGAATCAAATGAAATTTCGCTTCTTTACCAATATAAGCCATGAATTCCGCACACCGCTGACTCTGATCATAACCCCATTGGAATCTCTTATTAAGGAAGTCGGCGACATAGCCCTGAAAAAGAGATTACAATCCATTTACCGTAATTCCAAAGAACTGTTGGACCTCGTCAATCAATTGTTGGACTTCAGGCGTTTGGAGGTTCATGGAGAGAAGCTGTTTCTTGTTAAGGGGAATATAGCGGAGTTTGTGTCTTCGATAAAATCCTCTTTTGATTATCTGGCTCAGGAAAAGGAGATTTCTTTTGAGATAGATGATAAGATTGCAGAAGATTTATATATAAGTTTCGACCGTGAGAAGATACAAAAGGTACTGAATAATCTATTGTCTAATGCATTCAAGTTCACACCTGCAGGAGGTATGGTGACGATAACTCTCGATACTTGTAAGGAACCGGACGGGGTACAGTACTTCCGTCTTTCCGTGAAAGATACCGGAGCAGGGATTCCTCGAAAGAACCTTTCCCATATTTTTGAGCGTTTCTATCAAGTGAAAGAGGAAGAAGATAAAATAGGTAGTGGAATCGGTCTTCATCTGGTGAAAGAGTATGTAGAGTTGCATTCCGGAAAGATAGAAGTGGAGAGTGAAGTAAATAAAGGCAGTTTGTTTACTGTATATCTACCTGTGCGTACTGATGTAGAAGTGGATACGGAGTTACCGAAAGAGGAAAATACTTTCATCGGGGATGAATTGAATCCTGATGTGGAAAGTGATCAGGACCTGCAAACGGATAAAGAGTACACTATACTTCTGGTTGAAGATAATAAAGAATTCCGGCATTACATGTTTGAACTGCTTTCCAAGAAATACAATGTATTGGAAGCCGGTGATGGGGAAGAAGGAGAACGGATTGCTACTACAAAGTTTCCCGATTTGATAATCAGTGATATCATGATGCCGAAGGTGGATGGTCTGGAGTTATGTAAACGCATCAAGTCCAATATACAGGTGTCGCATATCCCTGTCATATTACTGACTGCCCGTTCTACGGACGAAAGTAAATTGTTCGGGTACGAATCCGGTGCGGATGAATATATATCCAAACCGTTTAATCTGGATATTCTGTTATTGAGAATACAGAAACTGATAAACGAAGAGAAAGCCCGTCAGAGATCTTTTTCACAGGGAATAAATATTAATCCGGGAGAGGTTACCATCACTTCTATTGATGAACAGTTTATAGAGAAGGTTTGCGCATTGATTCAAAAGAATATAGATAATCCCGAATATTCAGTAGAGAAGCTGAGTGCTGATGTTGGGATGGAGCGTACGGTACTATATCGTAAATTGAATGCTATTGCCGGCCAGACTCCTTCTGATTTTATCCGTTCCATTCGTTTGAAGCATGCTGCTCAATTGCTGAATAAAGGATATCAGGTAGGTGAAGTGGCCGATATGGTTGGTTTCAATACTCCTAAATATTTCACAAAGTACTTCAAACAGGCGTTTGGTGTAACGCCTTCGCAGTATAAGACTAATATGACTGGGGAGAGTTGA
- a CDS encoding SusC/RagA family TonB-linked outer membrane protein, whose protein sequence is MKNHNLFLTPDYRYRLPESNFKKLILSLIILLSFVHVAAQNNINISGTVVDDQGEAVIGASVVAQKSKNGTITDVEGNFKLSVRSNDVLTISFIGYITQTVPVSGKNNIVVTLKENSMLLDEVVVTGFGLAQKKASVTGAISSVGAQELAHAKSVTATGALVGKLPGVNFRQDNGRPGAAPNIQIRNMGTPLIIIDGVQKDSGNLNNLDFNDIESVSVLKDASAAIYGMQAANGVVVITTKRGQKNQKLKVNVNGYYGWQLPSNYPKPASAEDYLAAIIQTETINGTPRTVTKEEYQKWVDKVDEEHTSFDWYKYIWVSAPQSYINANVSGGTEKVRYYLSLGHIDQEGNIRGFNGFNRTNMQSNIDIDITNRFKVGVAINGRIETTDNPGLPGDDYNLPIYGAYNNLPTKKPYANNNPKYPAISAPWAQDSFGWMNYEHAGRYKDQWKVIQINGTAEYEILKGLKARGLFSYWLANRRQSNREYSYKFYEYDKENDVYNVVETGTARYTERSMEMKEELTSNIQLSYENTFALHHVNAVVGFEAKKGTYPRMYALGNPPANGIPYIDKTSLSTFTDGIGNPQTRMGYIGRLNYDYANKYIIELSGRYDGSYRYKRGKRWGFFPSASIGYRVTEEKFWQDVDFLKDNITNLKIRASYGVLGEELGTALSHIVGYNYNDGGAVIDGGLVTGSTVTGLATDNITWGKSKILNIGIDLGFLDNRLNASFDYFNRDQTGLLASRYDVQIPEEVGFSLPQENLNSNYARGFDASVNWRDRIGDVNYTVGGNVTYSRWYVGDRYKPRFSSEWQKFRYQAGNITGRYTDVEFSLVSDGQFQSWEEIANHPIDQDHQGNITLKPGDAKYKDMNGDGLINDADWRAIGYRKGGTPWVNFAFNLALDWKGIDFRADFVGATAYTYVQQGFLRYFDSNKNLSQYLWNNSTRLVDIWDADSGFNIGKYPLALRTRNSSDCTHWPSDFWYTNMTYLKMRNVEVGYTLPQKWTSKVGISRCRFYVSGQNLFSLKNIDIDIDPEITAENGMAYPNMKVVNFGFSVDF, encoded by the coding sequence ATGAAAAATCATAATCTGTTTTTAACACCAGATTACCGGTATCGTTTACCGGAATCTAATTTTAAGAAACTAATACTTTCACTGATTATCCTTCTGAGTTTTGTTCATGTGGCAGCACAGAATAATATAAATATCAGTGGAACTGTTGTGGATGATCAGGGGGAAGCTGTGATAGGAGCCAGTGTAGTTGCTCAGAAAAGTAAGAATGGTACAATAACCGATGTGGAAGGTAATTTTAAACTGTCGGTTCGTTCTAATGATGTCCTGACTATCTCTTTTATAGGATATATCACCCAAACAGTTCCGGTGTCCGGCAAAAACAATATTGTTGTGACACTGAAAGAAAATAGTATGTTGCTGGATGAAGTAGTAGTCACTGGTTTTGGACTTGCCCAGAAGAAGGCTTCTGTTACGGGTGCAATTTCTTCTGTGGGTGCACAGGAATTGGCGCATGCAAAGTCGGTAACGGCTACAGGTGCACTGGTAGGTAAGCTCCCCGGTGTAAATTTCCGTCAGGATAACGGACGTCCGGGTGCCGCTCCCAATATCCAGATCAGAAACATGGGAACGCCCTTAATCATTATTGACGGTGTGCAGAAAGATTCCGGTAACCTGAATAACCTGGATTTTAATGATATCGAATCTGTTTCTGTATTGAAGGATGCTTCGGCGGCTATTTATGGTATGCAGGCCGCTAATGGTGTAGTGGTAATTACTACCAAAAGAGGACAGAAGAACCAAAAGTTGAAAGTCAATGTGAATGGGTATTATGGATGGCAGTTACCTTCTAACTATCCGAAACCCGCTTCGGCAGAAGATTATCTGGCAGCTATCATACAAACTGAAACTATAAATGGAACTCCGAGAACCGTTACGAAAGAAGAATACCAGAAATGGGTGGATAAGGTTGACGAAGAACATACCTCTTTCGACTGGTATAAATACATATGGGTAAGTGCTCCGCAATCCTATATCAATGCCAATGTTTCTGGTGGAACGGAGAAAGTTAGATATTATTTAAGTTTAGGACATATTGATCAGGAAGGAAATATCAGAGGCTTTAACGGTTTCAACAGAACCAATATGCAGTCTAATATCGACATTGATATTACGAATAGGTTCAAAGTCGGTGTAGCAATTAACGGACGCATAGAGACTACCGATAATCCGGGATTGCCGGGTGACGACTATAATCTGCCTATCTATGGGGCTTATAACAACCTGCCGACTAAAAAGCCTTATGCCAATAATAATCCTAAGTATCCGGCTATATCGGCACCTTGGGCTCAAGACAGTTTCGGCTGGATGAATTATGAACATGCGGGGAGATATAAAGATCAGTGGAAGGTCATTCAGATTAACGGTACTGCCGAATATGAAATACTGAAAGGCCTGAAAGCAAGAGGACTGTTCAGCTATTGGTTGGCAAACAGGAGACAGTCGAACCGGGAATACTCCTATAAATTCTATGAGTATGACAAGGAAAATGATGTCTATAATGTTGTGGAAACAGGTACGGCACGTTATACGGAAAGAAGTATGGAGATGAAAGAAGAACTGACTTCCAATATTCAACTGTCGTATGAAAATACGTTTGCACTTCATCATGTGAATGCGGTTGTGGGCTTTGAGGCAAAGAAAGGCACTTATCCAAGAATGTATGCATTGGGAAATCCTCCGGCAAACGGAATCCCTTATATTGATAAAACCAGTCTGTCTACTTTTACCGATGGTATTGGTAACCCGCAGACACGTATGGGATATATAGGTCGCCTGAACTACGACTACGCAAATAAGTACATCATCGAATTATCCGGTAGATATGATGGCTCTTACCGGTATAAACGGGGGAAACGTTGGGGATTCTTCCCATCGGCTTCTATCGGTTACCGGGTTACGGAAGAGAAGTTCTGGCAGGATGTCGATTTCCTGAAAGACAATATCACCAATCTGAAAATCCGTGCTTCTTATGGTGTGTTAGGTGAAGAATTGGGTACGGCTTTAAGCCATATTGTTGGCTATAATTATAATGACGGTGGTGCTGTGATTGACGGTGGGCTGGTTACCGGTAGTACTGTTACAGGATTAGCGACCGATAATATCACATGGGGTAAATCGAAGATACTGAATATCGGTATTGATCTGGGCTTCCTGGATAATCGCCTGAATGCTTCTTTTGACTATTTCAACAGAGATCAGACTGGATTGCTGGCAAGCCGTTATGATGTGCAGATCCCGGAAGAAGTGGGATTCTCACTGCCTCAGGAAAACCTGAACTCTAATTATGCCAGGGGATTCGATGCCTCTGTGAATTGGAGAGACCGAATCGGAGATGTGAATTATACAGTAGGAGGTAATGTTACTTATTCACGTTGGTATGTGGGAGACCGGTACAAGCCCAGATTCTCCAGTGAATGGCAGAAGTTCCGTTATCAGGCAGGAAATATAACAGGACGCTATACGGATGTGGAGTTCTCGCTCGTTTCGGATGGACAATTCCAGAGTTGGGAAGAAATAGCAAATCACCCTATTGATCAGGACCATCAAGGTAATATAACTTTGAAGCCCGGTGATGCAAAATATAAAGATATGAATGGAGATGGCTTAATTAATGATGCTGACTGGCGTGCAATTGGTTATCGTAAAGGAGGTACTCCGTGGGTTAATTTTGCATTTAATTTGGCCTTAGATTGGAAGGGGATTGACTTCCGTGCAGATTTCGTAGGTGCGACTGCCTATACTTATGTTCAACAAGGTTTTTTGAGATACTTTGATTCTAATAAAAATCTATCTCAATATCTTTGGAATAATTCAACCAGACTCGTGGATATCTGGGATGCTGACAGTGGTTTTAATATTGGTAAATATCCGTTGGCTTTACGTACCCGGAATAGCAGTGATTGTACACATTGGCCTAGTGATTTCTGGTATACCAATATG